CCGCCGATCCCGCCCGCTTAGCAGAAATTGAGGGCATCAGCGAAAACGTCATCAGCGAGTTTAAGATTGTGCAATCGGCAGCACTCAAACTCTCACAGGCGAAAATCATGGACCGCCCTGCGCTGTCTTCCTGGGCTGCCCTCATCGACTATTGCAATGCGTCCATGGCGTACAATGATACGGAGCAATTCCGTATCCTGTTCCTGGACCGTAAAAACGTTCTGATTGCAGATGAGATCCAGCAAAAAGGAACCATTGACCACACACCCGTCTATCCCCGTGAAGTGGTGAAACGGGCACTGGAGCTGAGCGCCTCCTCCTTTATCCTGGTACACAACCACCCGTCAGGTGACCCGACGCCCAGTCAGGCTGACATCGACATGACCCGCCAAATTGTCGACAGTGCCAAGCCACTGGGCATTTCAGTGCATGATCACCTGGTGATTGGGAAAGGCGCTCACGTCAGCTTCAAATCGCTTGGCCTCATCTAGGGCATGTTGCGTTTCATCGGATTCATAATGGAACAGAAAACACGTTAGACCTTAGGGAGAGACAGCGTTTTTCTGTTTCTGATTAGGCGCAACGTGCTCTAACAGCCACCTTGACGCCTCGTTCCAGTAGCACTATCTCTGACATCAGCAATGGAGATTTGATGCTAATTGTGAGTGCCCTTCGGTAGCCCAGGAACATCTTTGACGATCCTGAGAGGTTACCCCGAGTTCCCCGTGCCGCTGATCGCTGCGCGGGCGTGTTGCTTTGCGCAACAGCTAGATACTCCAAGGCACAATTCCAGTGGATATTTCAAGACCGGAGCAGAAGGTGCTCCATGTGATGGCTCAAGGGGGCCGGATAGTCCTCGAGCGCGATGATCAGGGCAAGGTAGTCGAAGCCATCTGCGTAACCCGCGACGGCTGGTATCTCACCGGCTTCACACTTGAGCTTTTCAAGAAACTCAAACGGCGACGCTACATCGCGTCACGCAAATCTGGGCCTTACCGCATAACCGAACGCGGCATCAAATCCGTGCGTGGTCAGGCAGACAACCGATAGGTGAAGGTGGGGCAATCGAATGAAGGCCCCACCTCACTCTCAAAGATTCACGGCGGACGTAGGCGCCCAGCGACCAGCCCATGGCAGTGCGGCTTCAAGCTCATAAGCAAGCTCTAGGAGAGTGTGTTCCCCGCCCCGCTTAGTCGCAAACTGACTGCCGATCGGCAGCCCTTCAGCGCTGGTGAAGAGCGGAAGGGAGATGGCTGGCGTGCCCGCTACATTGTGCTGCGGCGTGTAGGAAACATAGTCGAGTGTGCGTTCAAACAATTGTTCAAAGGGAAGATCGGGTGCCTGTTCACCCAAAAGGACGGGCGGTGTCCGCAACACTGGGGTCAACTCAACATCCAGTGTCTCGAAATAGGCATCATACTCCTGAACCACTTGGGCGAAATAAGCGAGCGACCTTTCGATGACACCGGGATTGGCCGCTTCTTTCTTCTCAAACCACTCCGCCAATCCGCGTGTCCACGGCTCAAGCCCCTCCTCCGCACTGGTCCACCGGAACTGGGTGAGACCTATCAACCAGGCATTGTCGACAAGAAAGGCAGGCGAAGACGCCCAGATCCCCATAAAGTTTTCCAGAAACTCATCGGCGTTTAGGAAGGGTTTTGTTTCAACAATTTCATGACCGAGATCCGCACACAGCTTCGCGGTGGCATCAATAGCTGCTTTGACATCCGGCGACGCGTCGTTGCCCGCATAGTTGAGCGTGCTATAGCCGATCTTCAAACGCTTTGTACCAGGTCCGGCAACAAACCCCGTCGGTTCATAGACCGCATCAGAACCATTCCGCTCACTGACATTAAGTATCTGCGCTGTATCGCGTACCGACCGGCTAACCGCCAAACGGACACCGATATCCCCGGGCATCGCATCATCACCTTCCGTGAACATGCGTGAACGGCTGGGCTTCAACCCAACCAGCCCGCATACCGACGCGGGAATACGGATCGACCCGCCGCCATCGCTGGCGTGGGCAAAGGGCACCATGCCCGAGGCGACCGCTGCTGCTGCGCCGCCGCTTGACCCCCCTGTATGATAGTCAAGGTTCCAAGGGTTATGGGCGGCGCCCAGCAATTCGGACTCCGTCGTTCCCAGCAGACCAAACTCAGGTGTATTTGTTTTGCCTAGAATGATCAGACCCGCTTCCTTTGCGCGAGCGACCCCACCATTGTCCCGATCAGCAATATTCCCGGCGAACAGCTTCGAGCCAAATGTTTGCGGCTCTCCTTCAAGTTCTGAAAGATCCTTGATCAGATAAGGCACACCTTTGAACGGGCCGTCTGGAATACTATCGGAAGCAGCGAGTTCCCTTGCCTTGTCAAACCGCGTACTTACAACAGCGTTGATTTTGGGGTTGAGCTTCTCAATCCGCGAAATCGCCGCATCCACCAGTTCCAAGGAGGAAACCTCCCCTCGCCGCACAAGGTCGGCCTGAGCCATACCGTCCAATCGTACAAACGGGTCGCTGTCCGCCCAGGCAACGGTTGGTTTTACAACTGTGGCAAGGGCCCCAACAGCGGCTGAGCCGCGCAAAAAGTTCCGACGATCCATGACTTTCTCCCAGTTTCGGGCTCGGGCCACCTCCCGAGCCAGTGCAATTTGACCCATTCAAACATCAAATAAAATCGGATATATTCCAATATCAATATCAATTATTTTGGACATTTTATGCACCCCAACCTTCTCGATCAGCTTACGGTTTTTGAAACCATTGCAGATGTCGGCACTTTTTCAGCCGCCGCAAAGCTGCTCAACCGAACGGTCTCAGCCGTCGGTTACACGATCGGACAACTCGAAGAGCATCTGGGGCTCACTCTCTTTGATCGTTCCGGCTACCGTCCCCAGTTAACGGAGGAAGGAAAATCGATCCTGAGAGACGCCAACATGATTGCTCGCCGGATCGAACGGCTATCTGCCCGCGCTGATGCGCTCAAGAAAAACACTGTGGTCAATGCCACCATTCTAATCGATTCAGTATTTCCCCGTGAACCGTTGGCTGAGGCGCTCGCACTATTCTCGCGCAAGCACCCTGAAATTCAGCTGACCATCCATGAAACACAAGTCGACAAAATCGCCGAACGTCTGGAGATTGGAGAAGCCAATATCGGGCTACTGGCTTTAAACGACACGTTGCCAATGCGCCACTTTGATGGGCGCCAAATTGCCCTCCGGGGAGCCTTCGCCGTCGTTGCACCAGACCATCCGCTGGCTCGTATCAAAGCCCCCTTTTCCCTGTCGGAATTCGACAATCACCGACAGATTATCCTGTCATCAGAGGCCGTGGATGAGGGGCGCTACAATTACCACGTGCATGTCACGGACTTGTGGGCCGTCAACACAGCCTCCCTCGCGCTGGATCTGGTACGCCAAGGTGTTGGCTGGTGCTTTATGACCCGGGACTCTGTAGCAGAAGATCTCGCCACCGGCCGCCTTGTTGCACTCGAGTGCGCCGACATTCATGATTGGGCGGCGATGCGTTTCACCGCTTTCTGGAAAACAAACCAGCCACCGGACGCCCCCCTCACCTATCTCATTGATATGATTGAGAAAGCTTGCGAGGAAAGCCCGGGTGCGACACGTCTCGTCGTGGGCTGACACCCAGTTGAGGCCGGGGCCCTGATCTGCTACATCCTGCGCTCTTCTTACATCTAAGACTGAGAGCAACATGATCCCGCGCTACTCCCGGCAGGAAATGGCCGACATTTGGTCCCCTGAAACCAAGTTCCGTATCTGGTTCGAAATTGAGGCCCACGCCTGTACTGCGCTTGCCGAACTCGGTGTCATCCCGAAGGAAGCTGCTGAAACAATCTGGGAACGCGGCGGAAAAGCCGAGTTTGATGTTGCCCGGATCGACGAAATCGAGCGTGAAGTAAAGCACGACGTCATCGCCTTCTTGACCCACCTGGGCGAGTTCATTGGTGAAGACAGCCGCTTCATCCATCAGGGAATGACCTCTTCTGACGTCCTCGACACCTGTCTCAATGTGCAGCTTGTTCGGGCAGCCGATCTTCTGCTCGAAGACATGGACAAACTTCTGGCAGCTCTTAAGCGCCGCGCCTTTGAACATAAAGACACGATTACCATCGGTCGCTCCCACGGCATCCATGCCGAGCCCACAACCTTCGGTGTGAAGCTCGCTCAGGCCTATGTCGAATTCGAACGCTGTCGCGAACGCCTCGTCCTTGCACGTAAAGAAGTGGCGACTTGTGCGATTTCTGGCGCGGTCGGCACCTTCGCCAACATTGACCCTCATGTTGAAGAGCATGTTGCCAAATCTCTGGGTCTCGTGCCGGAACCCGTCTCAACCCAGGTTATCCCGCGCGACCGTCACGCCATGTTCTTTGCGGTCCTCGGCGTCGTCGCCAGCTCCATTGAACGCCTTGCAACTGAGATCCGTCATCTGCAGCGCACAGAAGTTCTGGAAGCCGAAGAGTTCTTCTCGAAAGGCCAAAAAGGCTCCTCTGCAATGCCGCATAAGCGGAACCCGATCCTGACGGAAAACCTGACCGGCCTCGCACGCATCGTACGTATGGCCGTGAACCCGGCTATGGAAAATGTGGCCCTATGGCACGAGCGGGACATCTCCCACTCATCTGTTGAGCGGATGATCGGCCCAGACGCTACTGTCACGCTCGACTTTGCTCTGGCGCGCCTAACCAATGTTGTCGACAATCTGCTGGTCTATCCGGAGCGGATGATGGGCAATATGGATCGTCTCGGCGGTCTGGTGCACTCCCAGCGCATTCTGCTTGCGCTTACCCAGGCAGGCAGCTCTCGCGAAGACGCCTACCGTCTCGTTCAGCGCAACGCCATGAAGGTCTGGGATAGCTACCAGGTTGCAGGCAGCGCAACGGTCGACTTCCTGGAAGAGCTTTTGGGCGATGCCGACGTTCGCAAGTTTCTCTCAGAAGAAGAAATCCGCGAACGCTTCGATCTCGGGTATCACACCAAGCACGCAGACACGATCTTCAAACGTGTTTTTGGCGAAAGCTAAACGCGCGTCACACAAAAGAGAAACAAATGCCTATACTCCCGGGATCACCATTCCGGGAGTTTTTTTATGCGCCAAGCTTTTGATGGCTCACACCGCCGCCGTATCCACTTGTTCCGACATGGGGACGTCTCCTATGTAGATGATGAAGGCAATCGCGTCGCTGACAGTCGCGCTGTCCCTTTGACCGATTGGGGACGCGAACAGACAGCTGGAATGCGGGCATTCATGGACGGAGTGGAAATTGACCGCATCATCTGTTCCGGCCTGCCGCGCACGCTGGAGACTGCCAACGGCATATTCGGTGATCGCAATATTGAAGTCGAAGTCGATTCAGACTTTGAGGAAATCCGGTCTGACCAGAACCGGTACCAAACCCTGACCGACCTGAACGATGTGGCCTACGCTTTTTCGAAGGCACATGAGCCTGGCGCCTCATATGGCGGCGGGGAAGTCTTTGCGGAAGTTGAAGGACGCATCGTCAGTGCAATCAACAGAGTGATCGCCGATCCGAATTGGAAGTCTCTTGCCCTCGTAGCTCACGGCGGCGTCAACCGCGCACTGCTCGGCTGGGCCACTGGCGCCGGTCTCAAAGGCTTCTCTACATTCGAGCAAAACACCTGTTGCGTGAACATCATCGATGTCGACACACAGCCAGAGTCAGGTGACCACCACCGTACCCTCATCCGCGGTGTAAACATCACCGCTTATGACCCCGCCAAGCGGGATGTCCATCTAACGGCACTCGAAACCATCGCCGATCGCATGTCCAAGAAAGAAGGCACAAAGCCCCACCTGTAAGATCACTCAGGCAACGCGAACGCGACAACCTCGTCGCCCAGTGTCGTCGTCGATGTAGAGTGCCCACCAGCTGCGATCACCACATATTGTCGGCCCTCCCACTCGTACGTCATGGGCGTCGCCTGCCCGCCCGCGGGCAAACGTCCGGACCAGAGTTCCTCGCCTGTCTCTGCGTTGAACGCCCGCAAATAGTCGTCCATCGCGGCACCGATAAAGACGAGACCGCCATCAGTGACCAAAGGTCCACCGAAATTAGGTGTGCCCAACTTCCAGGGAATGGGCACCGGCGCGATATCACGCACAGTGCCGAGCGTACTCTCCCATTTGATGGTGCCGTCTGACAGGTCGACCGCATGCAGCATCCCAAATGGTGGAGGATTGCAAGGCAGCCCAAGGGGGGACAGCAACAATTCTCGCTTCATCGCCCACCTTGTTCCCGCCTGAGGTGAAATCTCCTTGTTGGGTTCTGCCGCTTCGGCAGCCGCAAAATCTTCCGCCGGAATCAGCGTGACCACATGCAATGCCCGACTCGTGTTCACATACATAGTCTGAGTATCGGGATTAAACGCCATGCCGCCCCAGTTGGCTCCACCACCTGTGAAGGGATACATCAGCGTTCCCTCTGAGCTAGGGGGCGTAAACAGACTATCATTTCGCAAGTCAGCGATTGCCTCACGACAAACGCCGCGATCCCAAGGTGTGAGCCCCCACGCGTCTTCGGGCTTGATTGACTGGGGCACCAGCGCTGGAGGCGCAACGGGGTATGGCTGTGTTGGCGATAGCCATTCACCTGCAGGGCCATCCTGCGGTACAGGCCTTTCTTCTACACCGAAAATCGGTTCGCCTGTTTCGCGGTTCAACACAAAGACAAAACCCGTCTTCGCAACCTGAACGACTGCATCGACCGGTCCTTCAGGCCGTCGCAGCGTCACGAGGCTCGGTTGCGCCGGAAGGTCATAATCCCACACATCGTGATGCACTGTCTGAAAATGCCACTCTACCTGACCCGTCGCACCATTGAGCGCAACAACAGAGTTTGCATAGCGATTATCACCGGGACGTTCACCGCCAAAAAAATCTGGGCTCGGCGAGGATGTTGGCAGAAACACAAGGCCACGCTCTTCATCGACGGACATGGGTGCCCAGACATTCGCATGTCCTGTTCTCGCTGCATCCCCCTCGCCCCAGCTACCGGGCTGTTCAACAGCACCCCGAGCGACTGGATCAAAGTTCCATTTGGCGGCACCGGTGCGAACATCAAAAGCACGTACGGTCCCTTTCGGCGCATCGGCCCGCTGATTGTCACCGAGCGCGGAGCCAACAATGAGAGTGTTTCCAACGATCACCGGGGGAGACGTGATCTGAAATTCGCCGGGCCATAAAAGTTGCATGCCGGGGTCGATCTGAACCTGCCCGGCTTCGCCAAACCCCTCACACCGGGCACCAGTCAACGCATCGACGGCAATCAGACGACCATCGACCGTTCCCATATAGATCCGCTCGGAACAGTGTGCCCCCTCCTGTGCCTCGGCATCTTTCCAGTACGCCACACCACGACAAACAAACTGATTGGCCGGGCGATACCCCACTGCGACTTTGGGGTCATAGCGCCACATCTGCGTACCAGAGCCCGGATCAAGAGCAATAATCTCATTAAACGGCGTGCAGAAAATGAGCGACCCGGCCACAAGGATAGGCGTGCCCTCAAAAGCACTGACCTTGATGTCATCGGGCCGCTTGATGAGGTCGCCCGTGCTGAAGCTCCAGGCTCGTTCGAGCCCGTGCACGTTTTCCGGCGTGATCTGCGTGAGCGTCGAATGGCGGCTGCCACCTGCGTCCCCGCCATAGTGAGCCCACTCGCTTGCGACCGCGGTCCATGAAAAGCCCAAAAATCCGACTAGGAAAATCAAAAACTGCTGGAATTTCATGCAACACTCCATCTATAATAAATGAATGGTTCATTCATATATGAACTCAAGCTCAGATTTCAAGATGCCTATTCTCTGATTATAAGCAGGAAGATCAGGAGCCCTATGGCGCGCAAACAAGCGACAAATCTTTCCGAGAT
The DNA window shown above is from Parvibaculaceae bacterium PLY_AMNH_Bact1 and carries:
- the radC gene encoding DNA repair protein RadC (Derived by automated computational analysis using gene prediction method: Protein Homology. GO_function: GO:0003677 - DNA binding [Evidence IEA]; GO_process: GO:0006281 - DNA repair [Evidence IEA]): MADLPDRDTKQEPKPHYAGHRQRLRERFAKAGADGIADYELLELILFRAIPRRDVKPLAKSLIDQFGSFGAAIAADPARLAEIEGISENVISEFKIVQSAALKLSQAKIMDRPALSSWAALIDYCNASMAYNDTEQFRILFLDRKNVLIADEIQQKGTIDHTPVYPREVVKRALELSASSFILVHNHPSGDPTPSQADIDMTRQIVDSAKPLGISVHDHLVIGKGAHVSFKSLGLI
- a CDS encoding histidine phosphatase family protein (Derived by automated computational analysis using gene prediction method: Protein Homology.), which gives rise to MRQAFDGSHRRRIHLFRHGDVSYVDDEGNRVADSRAVPLTDWGREQTAGMRAFMDGVEIDRIICSGLPRTLETANGIFGDRNIEVEVDSDFEEIRSDQNRYQTLTDLNDVAYAFSKAHEPGASYGGGEVFAEVEGRIVSAINRVIADPNWKSLALVAHGGVNRALLGWATGAGLKGFSTFEQNTCCVNIIDVDTQPESGDHHRTLIRGVNITAYDPAKRDVHLTALETIADRMSKKEGTKPHL
- a CDS encoding LysR family transcriptional regulator (Derived by automated computational analysis using gene prediction method: Protein Homology.) translates to MHPNLLDQLTVFETIADVGTFSAAAKLLNRTVSAVGYTIGQLEEHLGLTLFDRSGYRPQLTEEGKSILRDANMIARRIERLSARADALKKNTVVNATILIDSVFPREPLAEALALFSRKHPEIQLTIHETQVDKIAERLEIGEANIGLLALNDTLPMRHFDGRQIALRGAFAVVAPDHPLARIKAPFSLSEFDNHRQIILSSEAVDEGRYNYHVHVTDLWAVNTASLALDLVRQGVGWCFMTRDSVAEDLATGRLVALECADIHDWAAMRFTAFWKTNQPPDAPLTYLIDMIEKACEESPGATRLVVG
- the purB gene encoding adenylosuccinate lyase (Derived by automated computational analysis using gene prediction method: Protein Homology. GO_function: GO:0004018 - N6-(1,2-dicarboxyethyl)AMP AMP-lyase (fumarate-forming) activity [Evidence IEA]; GO_process: GO:0009152 - purine ribonucleotide biosynthetic process [Evidence IEA]), which codes for MIPRYSRQEMADIWSPETKFRIWFEIEAHACTALAELGVIPKEAAETIWERGGKAEFDVARIDEIEREVKHDVIAFLTHLGEFIGEDSRFIHQGMTSSDVLDTCLNVQLVRAADLLLEDMDKLLAALKRRAFEHKDTITIGRSHGIHAEPTTFGVKLAQAYVEFERCRERLVLARKEVATCAISGAVGTFANIDPHVEEHVAKSLGLVPEPVSTQVIPRDRHAMFFAVLGVVASSIERLATEIRHLQRTEVLEAEEFFSKGQKGSSAMPHKRNPILTENLTGLARIVRMAVNPAMENVALWHERDISHSSVERMIGPDATVTLDFALARLTNVVDNLLVYPERMMGNMDRLGGLVHSQRILLALTQAGSSREDAYRLVQRNAMKVWDSYQVAGSATVDFLEELLGDADVRKFLSEEEIRERFDLGYHTKHADTIFKRVFGES
- a CDS encoding pyrroloquinoline quinone-dependent dehydrogenase (Derived by automated computational analysis using gene prediction method: Protein Homology.), producing the protein MKFQQFLIFLVGFLGFSWTAVASEWAHYGGDAGGSRHSTLTQITPENVHGLERAWSFSTGDLIKRPDDIKVSAFEGTPILVAGSLIFCTPFNEIIALDPGSGTQMWRYDPKVAVGYRPANQFVCRGVAYWKDAEAQEGAHCSERIYMGTVDGRLIAVDALTGARCEGFGEAGQVQIDPGMQLLWPGEFQITSPPVIVGNTLIVGSALGDNQRADAPKGTVRAFDVRTGAAKWNFDPVARGAVEQPGSWGEGDAARTGHANVWAPMSVDEERGLVFLPTSSPSPDFFGGERPGDNRYANSVVALNGATGQVEWHFQTVHHDVWDYDLPAQPSLVTLRRPEGPVDAVVQVAKTGFVFVLNRETGEPIFGVEERPVPQDGPAGEWLSPTQPYPVAPPALVPQSIKPEDAWGLTPWDRGVCREAIADLRNDSLFTPPSSEGTLMYPFTGGGANWGGMAFNPDTQTMYVNTSRALHVVTLIPAEDFAAAEAAEPNKEISPQAGTRWAMKRELLLSPLGLPCNPPPFGMLHAVDLSDGTIKWESTLGTVRDIAPVPIPWKLGTPNFGGPLVTDGGLVFIGAAMDDYLRAFNAETGEELWSGRLPAGGQATPMTYEWEGRQYVVIAAGGHSTSTTTLGDEVVAFALPE
- a CDS encoding amidase (Derived by automated computational analysis using gene prediction method: Protein Homology. GO_function: GO:0003824 - catalytic activity [Evidence IEA]) — encoded protein: MDRRNFLRGSAAVGALATVVKPTVAWADSDPFVRLDGMAQADLVRRGEVSSLELVDAAISRIEKLNPKINAVVSTRFDKARELAASDSIPDGPFKGVPYLIKDLSELEGEPQTFGSKLFAGNIADRDNGGVARAKEAGLIILGKTNTPEFGLLGTTESELLGAAHNPWNLDYHTGGSSGGAAAAVASGMVPFAHASDGGGSIRIPASVCGLVGLKPSRSRMFTEGDDAMPGDIGVRLAVSRSVRDTAQILNVSERNGSDAVYEPTGFVAGPGTKRLKIGYSTLNYAGNDASPDVKAAIDATAKLCADLGHEIVETKPFLNADEFLENFMGIWASSPAFLVDNAWLIGLTQFRWTSAEEGLEPWTRGLAEWFEKKEAANPGVIERSLAYFAQVVQEYDAYFETLDVELTPVLRTPPVLLGEQAPDLPFEQLFERTLDYVSYTPQHNVAGTPAISLPLFTSAEGLPIGSQFATKRGGEHTLLELAYELEAALPWAGRWAPTSAVNL
- a CDS encoding YjhX family toxin (Derived by automated computational analysis using gene prediction method: Protein Homology.), whose amino-acid sequence is MDISRPEQKVLHVMAQGGRIVLERDDQGKVVEAICVTRDGWYLTGFTLELFKKLKRRRYIASRKSGPYRITERGIKSVRGQADNR